Part of the Anticarsia gemmatalis isolate Benzon Research Colony breed Stoneville strain chromosome 14, ilAntGemm2 primary, whole genome shotgun sequence genome, tacgCTATACACTCCGCTCTCAAACTCTATGTGAACGCAGTCTTaaactatttacaataattagaCTATTATGGTTTGTTTCGTtagaaatatgatttttttctgATCAATTTGTATGCATACAAAACTTAAACTAGACTAAACTTAAAACTTAGTTCTTGCAAGAACTAAGTTTTAAGTTTAGTCAATTATGTCGCATTGTttaaagaattaatttaaatcgcTGAACGTATTTACCATTTGTATTGAACCCGTGTCTTACAAATATCAAAATCTtcaatatgattatttatttataaataaaataattttttttaacccattactgtcccactgctgggcaagggtctcctcccgtaatgagggaggggttaggcctgagtccaccacgctggctaagtgcgggttggggactttgcatgctctcaataaatgtattaaacaaattttaggcatgcaaggtttcctcacgatgttttccttcaccgttggagcatgcgataattatttctaatacacacgtaacttcgaaaagccattggtgtgttgcctcgggttcgaacctgcgatcacttgcgtgggaggtgccaacttataccactcggctatcactgctattactcggctatcactgctaaacTCAACAGCTGTTAACAACGTGAAGAACATTTAgagtaaaaaaaacttaaagccAATTAATAGTCCGTTACCACAATTAAAGCAGTTTGATCGAAATATTGGGTAAGCTAATAAAGTTTAAAGCCCCGTTGAGTTATCATATTAACCGTGTCtataagttacaaataaaacaaaaagtaacctaaaaatatttattaataatctcAAAGTAAATCACAGTCACATCACTATCACAGCGCGTACACTCGCACATAGTCCACCTTCATATTAGTGTTGTACCACGAGGGGTACCAAGTGCTTCTCTTACGCCAGAACTCCAGCATGGCTTTACGCCCGCGATTTTGCCAGGGTTTCTCTGGGAGGTCGTCTGCGAAGTCGTTCACTCCTCCCACTCGGAGACCCAGGGAGATGTAGAACtgaaagacaaatattttttaagttaagtttCAGTTCAGTTTCAGCCGATAAATagttgatttataaaaatacctatgTCAGATAATTCTGCCGTCAATTATTTAAACGTAATACATTATGATCGATGGCCGTAAAGGATAAAAAACCgatttattttcgcatttataaatgGCCGGCAATTGGCAACAGACTCGGCCTCTATAACATGGAAGTGATATTGATAATGGGGAAatgcgggtgtatttcatacaccttcggGAATAACAGGcgtgacataatatattttgtatgtaatattatattatatagtggacGGTTTGAACACATCTttatttgaagtttattttgGGATTGGGTTATTTCGATTGTGAGTAAGCCTACTTGCTATGGCATCGACTTGCCTAGAATGGCAACCTCGAGGCTTTACCTCTTCTTCATTGCGAGTAGAAAatcttgcccagtagtgggacgaAAGCAGATTAAATCTATAGTGTAAGTGTTTTTGTTACCAGCTGATCGAAGGGCGCCATGACAGTTCCTCTCAGCCAATTGGCGGCGTGTGGTACTGCATTCTCGTGCGCAAGAGCATAGAAGCCTTCCCCAGGGTTGATGTACCCGTACTGAGCACCATCTACGAGTAGCTCCAAACCATCTGCAATAACAACCATTCAATTATGATTATCGTGTATAAAGAACATTTATATAACTCAAATACTATAGGACTGATCGGTTGGAGTATGTTTcttttaacagatttttttagcaCCAAATGCTTCGTCCTCAGCATTTCGACTGCGGACAACTATGAAAAAGAATGAAAATGATGATGAAAAAACTCAGGTATAGCTTTTTGGCCTGATCCAGGATTCAAACCCAAGACTTTTGAAATACCGATGCACCACGGAGACATTCAGATCTCCAATCCAAGATCAAATTGACTATTTGACTCAATGATAGCTCATCAGATCCTTGAACAGTGtctttaaatacaatattagtaaGTTTGAAATCTCACCTGGTTTCCAAACCATAGTATAATTATGGTAGTCTTCATTCCAGTTCTGGATGCCAATGGTTTCCTTCATCAGCTGGGTCCTGAACGGCTCCATGTCGGAAATGATTGGACCCGCAGACAGCTTCTTCGCTTGACTCGGGTTGCCTCGAGAAAACGCTACTCTGAGCAGTCCGGACTCGTAACGATGGGAACCGTATTTGTTTTCTAAGGGTTCCAggtttatttctgtaaataaaaagaatttaagtaattaatgcctataaataatattgtcatatGGAGAATCAGGCCAAATGGCCAAGTgctttaaaaacctttttgctgattacaacaaaaagtaaaatttttattGCAATGCATGACCAAACTTCAAGCAATAAAAATTTGGTTATTTCTTTCATTAGAATTTAGTTAAACATAATTGGAAAACCTCAATAAAACTTTGCCTCTCCGTCCAGGAACTAATCCCAGAATCTGGAAATCAGCAGCATGCAGAGGAAAAGACTGTAGTCTGAATTTCATCtgcatcttcgggtataacagccATAATATTTTTGACGACTTTTTAGTGTTTTACCTGGTATAAGCCAGCTGCCAGCAGGGAGTTTAGCCCTAACTTCAATCCTGCCGAACTTGAAAGCGAACTTGTGTTTAGTGGTAATCTTTCCGGTCAGTACTGGAGGTAGAATCTGAGCTCCTGAAGCCTCCTGCTTGCATTCTGTTGTGTCAATTTTGCCGGTACACCTAAAAACATTCAGGTCAGTTAAGATAGTGGAGATGTAGTATCTattcatttttgaaaaaacaaatgtttgattttagtAACTTGAACGCGATTTTCTAATGTCGGTATTTTCGAGTATActgaatttcatattttaaatgaattgcaaaaatagtttctacggagcccgctagaggcgatTATCAGATTtccatataacatttttaatagttaGCCGGCTTCCGATAGGCGGTCGACAAaagagttattttaatatttacgatgttgaaaggatttttttttaattatttttattataagccGTACCAGACATCTTATTAGACTCAAAGCCATTAAAACTCGTAGGTGTATTTTATGTGTGGGTATCTTTAATACACCTACGTTTGCCAATGATAGTCTAGTTTCATGTAATGGTGGTTAATgtagttaatattaaatatgttttttttgctACTATATAAACATGAAGTCTCTTGCACATATAAAGGTTTTAATCATAgtagtagtttttattgtagtttaaaGCATTTACTTCAAACCTTTTCTGACTGGTTACTAAAATCAACGAATAGCACCGACCACTAGTTATTATTTGTACACTTACCTCCAAGTGAGGTCAAGGGATTCGAATAGAAATCCTTCGTGGTGTCGATCCTCAGTGAGAACGGGAGTCAGCACCAGGGAGCTATCCTCGAAACCGATGGTGTGTTCTGAATCGTAGATGTTGAACGGATAGTCCTGAAACCAGACATGTAAAAcgtaaaagtaaagtaagtagCTAAAATGAAAAGAACAGTAGGACCTAGGATTGGGTGCTAATGTGGCGTCTTTTAGAGATCTTCATGCTATATATATGATGACGTTCGTGGCGTATTATAGTTGGTCACTTCGCCGATAACACTGCGTGTAGGTGTTCTAGGTCCGATTTAGATATGTAACTATACtggtaaccatagtacaagcttagtttggaatcagatgaccataTGTGAGTTTCGAGAGTCCGAATTgcatatattaatattagtaatgttattttatgaaaaaaaaaaaaactctaccGGTCACTCTCTTCTCTTACCGGTTCTTGTGGAAACTTGACTTCTGGGACCCAACGCGACAGATCTTTTAAGTTACTAATGTCAAACTCCTCGCCAAAGATCAGCTCTCCTTGACAGACGTCTTTGCCTGGCACCTTGGTCTTAGACACCAGGCAGCCTGGGAGAGGTACTGGTGGAGGGCTGGCTGATGGGTCTGGTACGGGCACGGGAGAGGATGAAGGTAGAGGGTGTTTCACGTCCACGGGCCTGCCTTCCTCGTCCACGTATCCTGGAAGAATGGATAAGATTgatggttaaataaatattgatcttGGGTCCATGGAAGACTGTGAAATAAAACAGGTTATAATTGGCTTTTTCTTGGCTAAAATAGCTAAGATATcgcgacaaaaaatatttgtttgcccGTGAAACCAATGGTAAGGTGAGGTAAGGATTAATATTCTGTATAGTCCGTTATTCTGTTTTCTTTTGCATTAGgctaaaatatcaatttatgttCTCAGTAAGTAAGAGAGACCAACCATGATGAttcatgatgatgatgatgagattCGAACCCGCATACGATCATAACACCTTTGTCAATGCCATATAGTCAAGATATCCAAGCATAGACTAGTATTATGAGTGTTATTGCCTCTGCATTTTATCTTACCTGTGACAGTCCATTCTCCATCATCCTGCCTATAACCCAACCCGTTTTTAATCACATAAGTCCAGAAATATATCTTGTCTCCTAGCTTCAGCTCCACATTCCTATCTCTGAAGGTCCATCTGCCTCCCTTGGCTTTAGTAATGTCTCGGGCCCATTGACCGGCTTCTAGGCCCTCCATCTCCTGGTTTAGGTTGCCGTGAAATGCGAATAATGAGAAGCCATCGTCTGAAAAAGAAAGAGTGTAACTTTTAGTAGGTATGCTTGTCAAACGCATTTGCGAGTGGTTAAAGTTTGTGGCGTTGTGGCTTAGGTCGCCTCGCCACTCcaattgcgttgggaggtcgtgggttcgattcccacactgaaTAATTATGGAATCCACTTGTTAGTTTGTTATTGCTACTTTGTTATCATGGAATTTAGATTCCAAAAAGTAGCTTTCAGAATAAAAGTTTCTAATTCAATGTTTGAAGAAACATAATGCTACGACTTTGccgttttgtattatttcttaataatacaaAACCTGTTCTAAAACGGCAAAGTCGTTAAACACACCTTTAGGAGCTTCTACCACAGGCTTTCGACTGACCACAGAAAATCGTAACGTCAGCAGTGTCCCTTCACTTAAAGGTCTCAACATCCCTCGGGCATAGAGGCTCAGGTCATACCACTATGCTATACATGTCTATTCTTCTATGGAATGTTCGTGCCCTTCGCTTGCCCTCCGATCGTAATTTACCGCCAAGTTAGCAACAAAAAGCGATAACTAAAATCAATGTTCATTCTCAATCATTATTACTACTCTTTTCGTCTTATCGCTGGCGATATTAAATAGACATAGACAAAAAACCGTAGGGACATTGATACCATTCACCGTTTATAAAGTAacactattaaaattttaaattagcatCCGCAAAAACCAACGCTATCTCGGTTAAAAAATGGTtggataaaaaatgtatgaaataaaatacgtCAACTTATGaacaagttttttaaatacacctgttttatgtttgtttgtttgctatCTGTAAGATAGTTCAATGTCTCGGGTACTGGATTATCTACCTCTGAGTCTTAGGTCGTTGACCTCAGATAAGTAGCGGTCATTCGAGCGCAGCGATTTTACGATGCATGTGAGTACCTTCAATTTTGTAAACAGTCGTTATTTGAGATTGGGTGGGATTGATTTTCAAATAAAGATAGTACATGCTGAGATTTACTTTTGATGTTCGCAAAATGGTGCAAAAATTTAATTCAGATGTTGTTTTGAATTCACAACATAGGCACGATTATGAGTTGACAAATTCCGATCAGTCATTTTAAGTTTTCAGCTCAGATCTATTCCACTTTTTTAtctagaaatatataaaaaaacctaaACCTTTACCACCCTAAAATGGTGAGTAATTTTACCCTTGTAACCCAGGctataactaaaactaaaacaacgTTTTTTATGGgtaaattcataattataagATTGCTAATATACACTTTTATCCTTGCCAAAT contains:
- the LOC142978246 gene encoding beta-1,3-glucan-binding protein-like, coding for MMTSYIVLFTLLAITSGQRAGSYKVPDAKLEAIYPKGLRVSIPDDGFSLFAFHGNLNQEMEGLEAGQWARDITKAKGGRWTFRDRNVELKLGDKIYFWTYVIKNGLGYRQDDGEWTVTGYVDEEGRPVDVKHPLPSSSPVPVPDPSASPPPVPLPGCLVSKTKVPGKDVCQGELIFGEEFDISNLKDLSRWVPEVKFPQEPDYPFNIYDSEHTIGFEDSSLVLTPVLTEDRHHEGFLFESLDLTWRCTGKIDTTECKQEASGAQILPPVLTGKITTKHKFAFKFGRIEVRAKLPAGSWLIPEINLEPLENKYGSHRYESGLLRVAFSRGNPSQAKKLSAGPIISDMEPFRTQLMKETIGIQNWNEDYHNYTMVWKPDGLELLVDGAQYGYINPGEGFYALAHENAVPHAANWLRGTVMAPFDQLFYISLGLRVGGVNDFADDLPEKPWQNRGRKAMLEFWRKRSTWYPSWYNTNMKVDYVRVYAL